In the genome of Gemmatimonadaceae bacterium, one region contains:
- a CDS encoding NAD-dependent succinate-semialdehyde dehydrogenase, with protein sequence MPIETIDPATGQRVRVFAPHTAADVEQRLARAAAAARAWRDTPTAERARVVARAGARLDDDRERYARLMTLEMGKLIGAARDEAAKCAAACRFYAEHAHTILAPKRVPVDGEQARVEFHPLGVVLAVMPWNFPFWQVIRFAAPALVAGNVALLKHASNVPQCALALEALFADAGAPPGVFQTLLIPSADVAGLLADPRVAAATLTGSEDAGSQVAMTAGRHLKKTVLELGGSDPFIVMPSADLDRAVETAVRARTVNNGQSCIAAKRFIVHEAVADAFTERFVRAMAALIVGHPMDDRTQVGPLASPRLAADLEAQVRRSVELGARVLTGGRRIDGAGSYFQPTVLADVPPGSPAYADELFGPVASLFRARDLDDAIRIANDTRFGLGASAWTRDAAEARRLARDLEAGSVFVNAMVASDPRFPFGGVKTSGYGRELSGFGLREFVNVKTVRVRL encoded by the coding sequence ATGCCCATCGAGACGATCGATCCGGCCACCGGCCAGCGCGTGCGGGTATTCGCCCCGCACACCGCCGCCGACGTCGAACAGCGGCTGGCGCGCGCCGCGGCGGCGGCCCGCGCCTGGCGCGACACGCCCACCGCCGAGCGCGCCCGCGTCGTGGCCAGGGCCGGCGCGCGGCTCGACGACGATCGCGAACGCTACGCGCGCCTGATGACGCTGGAGATGGGCAAGCTCATCGGCGCCGCGCGCGACGAGGCCGCCAAGTGCGCCGCCGCCTGCCGCTTCTACGCCGAGCACGCCCACACGATCCTCGCCCCCAAACGCGTGCCGGTGGACGGCGAGCAGGCGCGCGTGGAGTTCCATCCGCTGGGCGTGGTGCTGGCCGTGATGCCCTGGAACTTTCCGTTCTGGCAGGTGATCCGGTTCGCCGCCCCGGCGCTCGTGGCCGGCAACGTGGCGCTGCTCAAGCACGCGTCCAACGTGCCGCAGTGCGCGCTGGCCCTCGAAGCGCTGTTCGCCGACGCCGGCGCCCCGCCGGGCGTATTTCAGACATTACTCATACCGTCGGCCGACGTGGCCGGCCTGCTCGCCGACCCGCGCGTGGCCGCGGCCACCCTCACCGGCAGCGAGGACGCCGGCTCGCAGGTGGCGATGACGGCCGGCCGCCATCTCAAGAAGACGGTGCTCGAACTGGGCGGCAGCGATCCGTTCATCGTCATGCCCAGCGCCGACCTCGACCGCGCCGTGGAGACGGCCGTGCGCGCCCGCACCGTGAACAACGGCCAGTCATGCATCGCCGCCAAGCGGTTCATCGTCCACGAGGCCGTGGCCGACGCGTTCACCGAGCGGTTCGTGCGCGCCATGGCGGCGCTGATCGTGGGCCACCCGATGGACGACCGCACGCAGGTGGGGCCGCTGGCCAGCCCGCGCCTCGCCGCCGACCTCGAAGCGCAGGTGCGGCGCTCGGTGGAGCTTGGGGCGCGCGTGCTCACCGGCGGCCGCCGCATCGACGGGGCGGGCTCGTACTTCCAGCCCACCGTGCTCGCTGACGTGCCGCCCGGCTCGCCGGCGTACGCCGACGAACTGTTCGGCCCCGTGGCGTCGCTGTTCCGCGCCCGCGACCTCGACGACGCCATCCGGATTGCCAACGACACGCGGTTCGGGCTCGGCGCCAGCGCCTGGACGCGCGATGCCGCCGAGGCCAGGCGGTTGGCCCGCGACCTGGAGGCGGGCAGCGTGTTCGTGAACGCGATGGTCGCGTCCGACCCGCGGTTCCCGTTCGGCGGCGTGAAGACGTCGGGCTACGGCCGCGAGTTGAGCGGCTTCGGGCTGCGCGAATTCGTGAACGTGAAGACGGTGCGCGTGCGGCTGTAG
- a CDS encoding TolC family protein — translation MRFSVSAALLALVGQVAAAQGAPPAASTPLSLEQAVALARQSNPTYLQMATGRRSADAAVRTAYGAFLPTVSSSFGVGYQQAGSQVFNGLTFSGSSDAMTSHYNVGVNYSLSAASFMDPKFQKANRDATEANITGEAEIVRANVTTAYLNALGAQANAALQDTLVITAQGQLDLANAKMAVGQGTILDVRSAEVALGQAQIAALTAHNSVEVAKVTLYQQIGVPEPPGGVDLTTTFAIETPHFSLDSLLDMARGQNPAIRALRSQERAAVLGVSTARSRYTPTLTVSTGWGGNAYQYTNSEYLVGRAQAAAMGSYNGCLQTDSIRTAVGLGAYPCGSATLTGAEIQSIRSGNSVFPFKFTRSPLSVSAGLSLPIFDGFNREQSVQQAIAQKEAAAYNVKAQELATRTNVTQAFLNLQLASKTIGLRQQNADKAREEFQYAEERYRVGQATYLDVTTAHGTFVQAQVDRLNSVYDYHRAFAALENAVGRPLR, via the coding sequence ATGCGTTTTTCGGTGTCTGCAGCGCTGCTCGCGCTTGTCGGTCAGGTGGCGGCCGCCCAGGGGGCGCCTCCCGCCGCCAGCACGCCCCTGTCTCTCGAGCAAGCGGTCGCGCTCGCCAGGCAGAGCAACCCCACGTACCTGCAGATGGCCACCGGCCGGCGGTCGGCCGACGCCGCGGTGCGCACCGCGTACGGCGCGTTTCTGCCCACGGTCAGTTCATCGTTCGGCGTCGGGTACCAGCAGGCCGGCAGCCAGGTGTTCAACGGCCTCACGTTCAGCGGCTCGTCCGACGCCATGACGTCGCACTACAACGTGGGCGTGAACTACAGCCTGAGCGCGGCGTCGTTCATGGACCCCAAGTTCCAGAAGGCCAACCGCGACGCCACCGAGGCCAACATCACGGGCGAGGCGGAGATCGTCCGCGCCAACGTGACCACGGCCTACCTCAACGCGCTTGGCGCGCAGGCCAACGCCGCGCTCCAGGACACGCTGGTGATCACCGCCCAGGGGCAGCTCGACCTGGCCAACGCCAAGATGGCGGTGGGACAGGGCACGATTCTCGACGTGCGCAGCGCCGAGGTGGCGCTGGGCCAGGCGCAGATCGCGGCCCTCACGGCGCACAACAGCGTCGAGGTGGCCAAGGTCACGCTGTACCAGCAGATCGGCGTGCCGGAACCGCCGGGCGGCGTCGACCTCACCACCACATTCGCCATCGAGACGCCCCACTTCTCGCTCGACTCGCTGCTCGACATGGCGCGCGGGCAGAACCCGGCCATCCGGGCGCTGCGCTCGCAGGAGCGCGCGGCCGTCCTGGGCGTGAGCACGGCGCGGTCGCGCTACACACCCACGCTCACGGTGAGCACCGGGTGGGGCGGCAATGCGTATCAGTACACCAACTCCGAGTACCTCGTGGGACGCGCGCAGGCGGCCGCCATGGGCAGCTACAACGGCTGTCTGCAGACCGACTCGATCCGCACGGCGGTGGGGCTGGGGGCGTATCCGTGCGGCTCGGCCACGCTCACCGGCGCCGAGATCCAGAGCATCCGCAGCGGCAACAGCGTTTTCCCGTTCAAGTTCACGCGCTCGCCGCTGTCCGTCTCGGCCGGGCTGTCGCTGCCCATCTTCGACGGCTTCAACCGCGAGCAGAGCGTGCAGCAGGCCATCGCGCAGAAGGAAGCGGCGGCGTACAACGTGAAGGCGCAGGAGCTGGCCACGCGGACCAACGTCACGCAGGCGTTCCTCAACCTGCAGCTCGCGTCCAAAACCATCGGCCTCCGCCAGCAGAACGCCGACAAGGCGCGTGAAGAGTTCCAGTATGCAGAGGAGCGGTACCGCGTGGGCCAGGCCACGTACCTGGACGTGACCACCGCGCACGGCACGTTCGTGCAGGCGCAGGTGGACCGGCTGAATTCCGTCTATGATTATCATCGGGCCTTCGCCGCGCTGGAAAACGCGGTGGGGCGCCCCCTCCGATAG
- a CDS encoding DUF6134 family protein, which translates to MRLVPLALVLALTASVHATAMAQESLVDEGTLVITRNGAPVGREAYRIVRAAGVGGQAYRATATISFDANRLTLRLTTDSAGAPLTYEVEVHVPGQSQVVSHVDGSGRPGRFSTLVRTVHGEAARDYVMGDHPLALDASAFDPYYFATLAPHPASFAAIDPRAGTQATLRFEERGQESIRVGRSTVGARHYALVGGNGATRDIWVDAQGHLLRVTIAAQGLVAQRDDLPR; encoded by the coding sequence ATGCGACTGGTCCCGCTCGCGCTCGTTCTGGCCCTCACCGCGTCCGTGCACGCCACCGCCATGGCGCAGGAAAGCCTGGTGGACGAGGGTACGCTGGTGATCACGCGCAACGGCGCCCCGGTGGGGCGGGAGGCGTACCGCATCGTGCGCGCCGCCGGCGTGGGCGGGCAGGCGTATCGCGCCACGGCCACGATCTCGTTCGACGCCAACCGCCTCACGCTCCGCCTGACCACCGATTCCGCCGGGGCGCCGCTCACGTACGAGGTGGAGGTGCACGTCCCCGGCCAGAGCCAGGTCGTGTCGCACGTGGACGGCAGCGGCCGCCCGGGGCGGTTCAGCACGCTGGTGCGCACCGTCCACGGGGAAGCGGCCCGCGACTACGTGATGGGCGACCACCCGCTCGCCCTCGACGCGAGCGCGTTCGACCCCTACTACTTCGCCACCCTCGCCCCCCACCCGGCGTCGTTCGCGGCCATCGATCCCAGGGCCGGTACACAGGCTACATTGCGATTCGAGGAACGAGGCCAGGAGTCGATCCGCGTGGGACGCAGCACGGTCGGCGCCCGGCACTACGCGCTGGTCGGCGGCAATGGCGCGACCCGGGACATCTGGGTGGACGCGCAGGGGCACCTGCTCCGCGTCACCATTGCCGCCCAGGGCCTCGTGGCTCAGCGAGACGACCTGCCGCGCTGA
- a CDS encoding creatininase family protein, with protein MSPTYAGVPRPRRLKEMRPAEVAATLAADPRLIVPVGTCEQHGPHLPLGSDTIIAERLADDLSTEFGVLRAPTIEYGVNVATARRFAGNASVRRKTLHRTMNDLIDSWEAEGVREFVLLTAHEHDPHLEALETVITSGARLRAVNIFGLEFSDLLEGQLEPMHGDEVDTSLLLYLAPELVQMSLAQDYTMSADELRRYRRGWLKVPGESPGSIGRPTLATAAKGRLLYERIRNRVRERVFGAPAGTP; from the coding sequence ATGAGTCCCACATACGCCGGTGTCCCGCGTCCGCGGCGACTCAAGGAAATGCGTCCCGCCGAGGTGGCGGCCACACTGGCCGCTGACCCGCGGCTCATCGTGCCGGTGGGCACCTGCGAGCAACACGGCCCCCACCTGCCCCTTGGCAGCGACACGATCATCGCCGAGCGCCTGGCCGACGACCTGTCCACCGAGTTCGGGGTGCTCCGCGCCCCCACCATCGAGTACGGGGTGAACGTGGCCACGGCGCGGCGATTTGCCGGCAATGCGTCGGTGCGCCGCAAGACGCTCCACCGCACCATGAACGACCTCATCGACTCGTGGGAGGCGGAGGGCGTGCGCGAATTCGTGCTGCTCACCGCGCACGAGCACGATCCCCATCTGGAAGCGCTGGAGACCGTCATCACGTCGGGCGCGCGGCTGCGGGCGGTGAACATATTCGGTCTGGAGTTCAGCGACCTGCTGGAAGGGCAGCTGGAACCCATGCACGGGGATGAGGTGGACACGTCGCTCCTGCTGTACCTCGCGCCGGAACTGGTGCAAATGTCGCTGGCGCAGGATTATACGATGTCGGCCGACGAGCTGCGACGGTACCGTCGCGGATGGTTGAAGGTACCCGGGGAGAGCCCGGGCTCAATCGGCAGACCCACCCTGGCAACGGCCGCCAAGGGACGCCTGCTGTACGAGCGGATCCGGAACCGGGTCCGGGAGCGCGTATTCGGCGCGCCGGCCGGGACGCCTTGA
- a CDS encoding HAMP domain-containing sensor histidine kinase, which translates to MTAARADRLRAAYWPVAAALALVAACQWLNGTSVEYLVAAALATAGAAAGLRTIPGSGRLWASVSTAALVLVVGLAGVAQWKLYGIDNRWPSVRSALNADALAALDGRVDQAASDLQASAQRALDAPLDTAAAFGALASVVPPRGDAGVVLYQGGEPMAWAGRIHVRTDSLHETIGVARSAFYTSLYAVAVRGTRRAVATELLDATPPADRLSAPIAGEIAKLVGIPGFEFSTAPAAADMVEWQALRARAQLLVYARPAPVTQAALRLETLERARLAVALAAAIALACFLVGTWRVGRLFRWRLAAVAVALTCTALVPLGAFSNYSRLFDPALYYTEIGGALTANAGALIITGVLTLLILLAAVRRLARGRPRWWWGLAVLVIAGLGPFLMRDLARGIAIPAYGVNPSLWMIWEVPIFLAGTAVLLAGAAAGSLALRPSRGLTPWAGPALAALAAILGPVTWESSGRWPWWYPIPWIVAIGALALARRSRAIVSSVATVAALGAATLVWGATTRGRVALAERDVRGLSEIDPYVVSLLSRFAASVHLAGTPEASRRWLLRAYATSSLAPAGFPVWLSVWKSDSAPAATLPAAAFDVPLDQVRSIVAQALRADTAVEYPLIAEPAVEVGMALPTDSGVVVVVASSRTRLIAADPFAKLLGIDQPPEAEPPYTLQLAEAPLRVPLGPPRVAWRREGTALHGDWAARTGLGASRVHVEVELRSVGALVQRGALVVLGDLAIVGLIWLVSVMADGAVGRWLRDRQRRWRRSYRTQLTLALFAFFLIPAVAFAAWSYQQLASDAAQSRELLVAATLRAVAPVSDERAWLASESGRVQAPLFLYRSGELVGASDSLLAALAPMGRFLQPDMQMALVVRDEVSESRDVHLGASHALFGFRAVDDPAGPAVIAAPARADDVPLERRRRDLVILVMFSTAAGALAAFWLSGIAARTLAGPIRSLRQAALTLAAGGRAPVLERNPTEEFRPVFNAFQRMASDLEASRAATAHAERVLAWGEMARQVAHEIKNPLTPIRLGVQHLRRARADKRVDFDRVLDENVERILAEIDHLDEIARAFSRYGAAPHERPPVEDTDVAAVVRDLIGLERMGEGNVRWALEGAEARCLAAAQRDELREVLLNIYENARLAGAATITTTLSRNGTVTIEVRDDGHGIAPEVLPRIFEPHFSTRTSGSGLGLAISRQLIEGWDGTIDVASVVGRGTTVRIVLRPA; encoded by the coding sequence GTGACGGCCGCGCGCGCTGACCGGCTGCGCGCGGCCTACTGGCCGGTGGCCGCGGCCCTGGCGCTGGTTGCCGCCTGCCAATGGCTTAACGGTACGAGCGTAGAGTACCTCGTGGCCGCGGCCCTCGCCACCGCAGGCGCCGCGGCGGGGCTCCGGACGATCCCGGGAAGCGGGCGCCTGTGGGCCTCGGTGTCCACGGCGGCGCTGGTGCTGGTGGTGGGGCTGGCCGGCGTCGCGCAGTGGAAGCTGTACGGCATCGACAACCGGTGGCCCTCGGTACGCTCGGCCCTCAACGCCGATGCCCTGGCGGCCCTGGATGGCCGGGTGGACCAGGCGGCGTCGGACCTCCAGGCCTCGGCCCAACGGGCGCTCGACGCGCCGCTCGACACCGCGGCAGCGTTCGGCGCCCTGGCGTCGGTCGTCCCTCCGCGCGGGGATGCCGGCGTGGTGCTGTACCAGGGGGGCGAGCCGATGGCGTGGGCGGGCCGTATCCACGTGCGCACGGACTCGCTCCACGAGACGATCGGCGTGGCGCGCAGTGCGTTCTACACCAGCCTCTATGCGGTGGCGGTGCGCGGGACGCGGCGGGCCGTGGCCACCGAGTTGCTGGACGCCACGCCGCCGGCCGACCGGCTCAGCGCGCCGATCGCGGGCGAGATCGCGAAGCTCGTGGGCATCCCGGGGTTCGAGTTCTCCACCGCGCCGGCCGCGGCCGACATGGTGGAGTGGCAGGCGTTGCGCGCGCGCGCGCAGCTTCTCGTGTACGCGCGGCCGGCGCCGGTGACCCAAGCGGCGCTGCGGCTGGAGACGCTGGAGCGCGCGCGCCTGGCGGTGGCGCTGGCGGCGGCCATTGCGCTGGCCTGCTTCCTGGTGGGCACATGGCGCGTGGGGCGGCTGTTCCGGTGGCGCCTGGCGGCGGTGGCGGTGGCGCTCACCTGCACGGCGCTGGTGCCGCTGGGGGCTTTCTCCAACTATTCGCGACTGTTCGATCCGGCGCTGTACTACACGGAGATCGGCGGGGCGCTCACCGCCAACGCGGGAGCGTTGATCATCACCGGCGTGCTCACCCTGCTCATCCTGCTGGCGGCCGTGCGCCGGCTGGCGCGCGGCCGTCCACGCTGGTGGTGGGGGCTGGCGGTGCTGGTGATCGCGGGGTTGGGACCGTTCCTCATGCGCGATCTGGCGCGGGGCATCGCGATTCCGGCGTACGGCGTGAATCCGTCCCTGTGGATGATCTGGGAGGTGCCGATCTTCCTGGCCGGGACGGCGGTGCTCCTGGCGGGCGCGGCGGCGGGCAGCCTGGCGCTGCGGCCGAGCCGCGGCCTCACGCCGTGGGCGGGGCCGGCGCTGGCGGCGCTGGCGGCGATCCTGGGCCCGGTCACGTGGGAATCCTCGGGGCGGTGGCCCTGGTGGTATCCCATTCCGTGGATCGTCGCGATCGGCGCGCTGGCGCTCGCGCGGCGGTCGCGGGCCATCGTGTCCAGCGTGGCCACGGTGGCGGCGCTGGGCGCCGCGACGCTCGTGTGGGGGGCCACGACGCGCGGGCGCGTGGCGCTGGCCGAACGGGACGTGCGGGGCCTGAGCGAGATCGATCCGTACGTGGTGTCGCTGCTCTCGCGGTTCGCGGCGAGCGTTCACCTGGCCGGTACGCCCGAGGCGTCGCGCCGGTGGCTGCTCCGCGCGTACGCCACGTCGTCGCTGGCGCCGGCCGGATTCCCGGTGTGGCTGTCGGTGTGGAAGTCGGATTCGGCGCCGGCGGCCACGCTTCCCGCGGCCGCGTTCGACGTGCCGCTCGATCAGGTGCGGTCCATCGTCGCCCAGGCGCTGCGTGCCGACACGGCGGTGGAGTATCCGCTCATCGCCGAGCCGGCCGTGGAGGTGGGGATGGCGCTGCCCACCGACAGCGGCGTGGTGGTGGTGGTGGCGTCGTCGCGCACGCGGCTCATCGCCGCCGATCCGTTCGCCAAGCTGCTCGGCATCGACCAACCGCCCGAGGCGGAGCCGCCGTACACGCTACAGCTGGCCGAAGCGCCGCTGCGCGTGCCGCTGGGTCCGCCGCGCGTGGCGTGGCGCCGCGAGGGCACGGCGCTGCACGGCGACTGGGCGGCCCGCACGGGGCTGGGCGCGTCGCGCGTGCACGTGGAAGTGGAGTTGCGCTCGGTGGGGGCCCTCGTGCAGCGCGGCGCGCTGGTGGTGCTGGGCGATCTGGCCATCGTGGGCCTGATCTGGCTGGTGAGCGTGATGGCCGATGGCGCCGTGGGCCGGTGGCTGCGCGACCGGCAGCGCCGCTGGCGGCGCAGCTATCGCACGCAACTCACGCTGGCGCTGTTCGCGTTCTTCCTCATTCCCGCCGTCGCGTTCGCGGCGTGGTCGTACCAGCAACTGGCCTCCGACGCCGCGCAGAGCCGCGAGTTGCTGGTGGCGGCCACCCTGCGCGCGGTGGCGCCGGTGTCCGACGAGCGGGCATGGCTGGCGAGCGAGAGCGGGCGCGTGCAGGCGCCGCTGTTCCTGTATCGCAGCGGGGAGTTGGTGGGGGCCAGCGATTCGCTGCTCGCCGCGCTCGCGCCCATGGGACGGTTCCTCCAGCCCGACATGCAGATGGCGCTCGTGGTGCGCGACGAGGTGTCGGAGAGCCGCGACGTGCACCTGGGGGCGTCGCACGCTTTGTTCGGGTTCCGCGCCGTGGACGATCCCGCGGGTCCGGCCGTGATCGCCGCTCCGGCGCGCGCCGACGACGTGCCGCTGGAGCGCCGGCGCCGCGACCTCGTGATCCTGGTGATGTTCTCCACGGCCGCCGGCGCGTTGGCGGCGTTCTGGCTGAGCGGGATCGCGGCGCGCACGCTGGCCGGCCCCATCCGGTCGCTGCGCCAGGCGGCGCTCACCCTGGCGGCGGGCGGGCGCGCGCCGGTGCTGGAGCGCAACCCGACGGAGGAGTTCCGCCCGGTGTTCAACGCGTTCCAGCGCATGGCCAGCGATCTCGAAGCGAGCCGCGCCGCCACGGCGCACGCCGAGCGCGTGCTGGCGTGGGGCGAGATGGCGCGCCAGGTGGCGCACGAGATCAAGAACCCGCTCACGCCCATCCGGTTGGGGGTGCAGCATCTGCGCCGGGCGCGCGCCGACAAGCGGGTGGACTTCGATCGGGTGCTGGACGAGAACGTGGAGCGCATTCTCGCCGAGATCGACCACCTGGACGAGATCGCGCGGGCGTTCAGCCGCTACGGGGCGGCGCCGCACGAGCGGCCGCCGGTGGAGGACACCGACGTCGCCGCGGTGGTGCGGGATCTGATCGGGCTGGAGCGCATGGGCGAGGGCAATGTCCGCTGGGCGCTGGAGGGGGCCGAGGCGCGGTGCCTGGCGGCGGCGCAGCGCGACGAATTGCGCGAGGTGCTGCTCAACATCTACGAGAACGCGCGGCTGGCGGGCGCGGCCACGATCACCACCACGCTGTCCCGCAATGGGACGGTGACGATCGAGGTGCGCGACGACGGGCACGGGATCGCGCCCGAGGTCCTGCCGCGCATCTTCGAGCCGCACTTCTCCACGCGCACGAGCGGGAGCGGGCTCGGGTTGGCGATCAGCCGCCAGCTCATCGAAGGGTGGGACGGGACGATCGACGTGGCGAGCGTCGTCGGCCGGGGCACCACGGTGCGCATCGTCCTCCGGCCGGCGTGA
- a CDS encoding efflux RND transporter periplasmic adaptor subunit has translation MTKRVKLTIGGVVVLALGGIIAAAAAKKSNAGVFVRIEPVQRMNLVASVTASGQVSPHTKVDLSSDVSGKITKLAVKEGDMVTKGQFLLQIDPSLAQATVKQWEANVASAKAAQEQAKANLIQAQKAYDRSLQLKKANAQFVSPESLDQLKTAVDVNQAMLEASGHQVDQAQASLENAQSSLNKTTIYAPMSGRVTRLNVEAGETAIQGTLNKDAATLLTISDMSDLETKVKVDETDVARIAVGDSAVVQIDAFPDTTFLGRVTEIANSSVTGATATATSSDQAVDYEVTIRLLNVPQDTRPDFSTTAKVITDTRKNALAIPIIALTVRENQSLQNADTAVGLGKPKPKVDVGKKDVEGVFVVGSDNKVTFRPVKVGIAGEKDFEVLDGLKQGERIVAGTYQAIRDLKDGMVVKETKVDTKKPQAGSQ, from the coding sequence ATGACCAAGCGCGTGAAGTTGACCATCGGCGGTGTCGTCGTCCTCGCCCTCGGCGGCATCATCGCCGCCGCGGCCGCCAAGAAGTCCAATGCGGGCGTCTTCGTGCGCATCGAGCCGGTGCAGCGCATGAATCTGGTGGCCTCGGTGACGGCCAGCGGCCAGGTGAGCCCGCACACCAAGGTGGACCTCAGTTCCGATGTCTCGGGCAAGATCACCAAGCTCGCCGTGAAGGAGGGCGACATGGTGACCAAGGGGCAGTTCCTGCTCCAGATCGACCCGTCGCTCGCCCAGGCCACGGTCAAGCAATGGGAAGCCAACGTGGCGTCGGCCAAGGCGGCCCAGGAACAGGCCAAGGCCAACCTGATCCAGGCCCAGAAGGCCTACGACCGCTCGCTGCAGCTCAAGAAGGCCAACGCCCAGTTCGTGTCGCCCGAGTCGCTGGACCAGCTCAAGACCGCCGTGGACGTGAACCAGGCCATGCTCGAGGCCTCGGGCCACCAGGTGGACCAGGCCCAGGCGTCGCTCGAGAACGCGCAGTCGTCGCTCAACAAGACCACGATCTACGCGCCGATGTCGGGCCGCGTCACGCGGCTCAACGTCGAAGCGGGTGAGACGGCCATTCAGGGAACGCTGAACAAGGACGCCGCCACGCTGCTCACGATCAGCGACATGTCCGACCTCGAGACCAAGGTCAAGGTGGATGAGACCGACGTGGCGCGCATCGCGGTCGGCGATTCGGCCGTCGTCCAGATCGACGCCTTCCCGGACACCACCTTCCTGGGCCGGGTCACCGAGATCGCCAACAGCTCGGTCACCGGCGCCACCGCCACGGCCACCAGCAGCGACCAGGCGGTAGATTACGAGGTCACGATCCGCCTGTTGAACGTGCCCCAGGACACGCGGCCGGACTTCTCGACCACGGCCAAGGTCATCACCGACACGCGGAAGAACGCGCTGGCCATCCCCATCATCGCCCTCACGGTGCGGGAGAACCAGTCGCTGCAGAACGCCGACACGGCGGTCGGCCTGGGCAAGCCCAAGCCCAAGGTCGACGTGGGCAAGAAGGATGTGGAAGGGGTGTTCGTGGTGGGGTCCGACAACAAAGTGACGTTCCGCCCCGTAAAGGTAGGGATCGCCGGCGAGAAGGACTTCGAGGTCCTGGACGGGCTCAAGCAGGGTGAGCGCATCGTGGCCGGCACCTATCAGGCCATTCGCGACCTGAAGGACGGCATGGTGGTGAAGGAAACCAAGGTCGACACCAAGAAACCTCAGGCGGGGTCCCAGTGA